The following are from one region of the Georgenia sp. M64 genome:
- a CDS encoding type II toxin-antitoxin system prevent-host-death family antitoxin, translating into MDVGVRQLRDALSRYLAEVKAGRTVTVTEHGRPVARIVPVARPTRLEQLRREGRVQPAPRVKQPAPDPVTTTGPVSDLIAEQRR; encoded by the coding sequence ATGGATGTAGGAGTACGCCAGCTGCGCGACGCACTCAGCCGATACCTCGCGGAGGTCAAGGCGGGCAGGACGGTGACGGTCACCGAGCACGGTCGCCCCGTGGCCCGGATCGTTCCGGTCGCCCGACCGACCCGCCTGGAGCAGCTGCGCCGCGAGGGCCGCGTCCAGCCGGCCCCCCGCGTCAAGCAGCCCGCGCCCGACCCGGTCACGACCACGGGGCCCGTGAGCGATCTCATCGCCGAGCAACGTCGTTGA
- a CDS encoding NAD(P)-binding protein, which produces MVPTVDADYLVVGAGASGMAFTDALTDHADVRVAVVDRRHDVGGHWLDAYPFVRLHQASAFYGVASTLLGDGQVQDHGPETGLQERATVSEICAYYGRVREAMVTTGDVEVLVGCEYLGDGQIVSHVSGKRFEVRPGCRVVDARYLAPDIPADTPPPFEVAGGAQVRPVNDLARLSEAPGQFVVVGSGKTATDACVWLLARGVDPDAICWVRPRDPWMLNRAVIQPDPAVFTGMVADVMVAAAAATSLEDLFLRLEDAGVMLRIDRTVTPTMAKTPTLATWELEQLRTIDNVVRLGHVRRVETGRVVLDGGTVTTAKDALVVHCAASGLKYPPLVPIWGPAAITLQPIRVGFPCFGAALAGYVEATRTDDAEKNRLCPPTPYANTLTEWAAMNVLGRRSSLAFGAEPDIKAWANSTSLNPARVPPGYPGSAALDDAHEQLRTYGALGVARLEQLGGLAAAA; this is translated from the coding sequence ATGGTCCCGACCGTGGACGCCGACTACCTCGTGGTGGGGGCGGGGGCCAGCGGCATGGCGTTCACCGACGCGCTGACCGACCACGCGGACGTACGGGTCGCCGTCGTCGACCGGCGCCACGACGTCGGCGGGCACTGGCTCGACGCCTACCCCTTCGTCCGCCTCCACCAGGCCTCGGCGTTCTACGGCGTCGCCTCGACACTGCTCGGTGACGGGCAGGTCCAGGACCACGGGCCGGAGACCGGCCTGCAGGAGCGCGCCACCGTCTCGGAGATCTGCGCGTACTACGGGCGGGTGCGCGAGGCGATGGTGACCACGGGCGACGTCGAGGTGCTCGTGGGCTGCGAGTACCTCGGCGACGGGCAGATCGTCTCTCACGTGTCCGGCAAGCGGTTCGAGGTGCGGCCGGGGTGCCGGGTCGTCGACGCGCGCTACCTCGCGCCGGACATCCCCGCGGACACCCCGCCACCGTTCGAGGTGGCCGGCGGTGCGCAGGTGCGGCCGGTCAACGACCTGGCCCGGCTCTCCGAGGCGCCGGGGCAGTTCGTCGTCGTCGGGTCCGGCAAGACCGCGACCGACGCCTGCGTGTGGCTGCTCGCCCGCGGGGTCGACCCCGACGCGATCTGCTGGGTGCGCCCGCGCGACCCGTGGATGCTCAACCGGGCCGTGATCCAGCCCGACCCGGCGGTCTTCACCGGCATGGTGGCCGACGTCATGGTCGCGGCCGCGGCGGCCACCTCCCTCGAGGACCTCTTCCTCCGCCTGGAGGACGCCGGCGTGATGCTGCGGATCGACCGGACGGTGACACCGACGATGGCGAAGACCCCGACCTTGGCCACCTGGGAGCTCGAGCAGCTGCGCACCATCGACAACGTCGTGCGGCTGGGGCACGTCCGGCGCGTCGAGACGGGCCGGGTCGTCCTCGACGGCGGGACCGTGACGACGGCGAAGGACGCGCTGGTCGTGCACTGCGCCGCATCGGGGCTGAAGTACCCGCCGCTCGTGCCGATCTGGGGACCGGCGGCGATCACCCTGCAGCCCATCCGGGTGGGCTTCCCCTGCTTCGGGGCGGCCCTGGCCGGGTACGTCGAGGCCACGCGGACCGACGACGCCGAGAAGAACCGGCTGTGCCCGCCGACGCCGTACGCGAACACGCTCACCGAGTGGGCGGCCATGAACGTTCTGGGGAGGCGGTCCTCCCTGGCGTTCGGCGCCGAGCCGGACATCAAGGCGTGGGCGAACAGCACCTCCCTGAACCCGGCCCGCGTCCCGCCCGGGTACCCCGGCTCAGCCGCGCTCGACGACGCGCACGAACAGCTGCGGACCTACGGTGCGCTCGGCGTGGCACGGCTCGAGCAGCTGGGCGGGCTCGCGGCTGCGGCGTGA
- a CDS encoding type II toxin-antitoxin system VapC family toxin produces MIGYLDTSAFVPLLVEEPTSTACRRFWDDADTLVSTRLLYVETSAALALAQRIGRLGPGRLDRCRSVLEELWQAVEVLELDGDLMRAASRHAGDHALRGYDAVHCAAAWLVNDADVVAASGDRQLLTAWSNLGVTTYDTTG; encoded by the coding sequence ATGATCGGTTACCTGGACACCTCGGCGTTCGTGCCACTGCTGGTCGAGGAGCCGACGAGCACAGCCTGCCGCCGGTTCTGGGACGACGCGGACACGCTGGTCAGCACTCGGCTGCTCTACGTCGAGACGAGCGCGGCGCTCGCACTCGCCCAGCGGATCGGTCGGCTCGGCCCGGGCCGGCTCGACCGCTGCCGGTCGGTGCTCGAGGAGCTGTGGCAGGCGGTCGAGGTGCTCGAGCTTGACGGCGACCTCATGCGCGCGGCGTCGAGACATGCGGGTGATCACGCTCTTCGTGGCTACGACGCCGTCCACTGCGCCGCGGCCTGGCTGGTCAACGACGCCGACGTGGTCGCCGCGTCAGGTGACAGGCAGCTCCTGACGGCCTGGTCGAACCTGGGGGTGACGACCTACGACACCACCGGCTGA
- a CDS encoding DUF4262 domain-containing protein has translation MAGVGDPAVGAWLDQQEQLVAQHVREHGVHLEYVFGDPGRERPPFCYTVGLFGIGHPELLVLGLNMDNAAGVLNHLAGQVYDGRQLMHGEVVGFEQWPHRLFVEESPNPGEIVYAANVHYRRPAEHSVPVFQLTVDDRSGRFPWDPGYDVPAWRQPRPGEFRA, from the coding sequence ATGGCAGGTGTGGGAGACCCGGCCGTCGGGGCGTGGCTGGACCAGCAGGAGCAGCTCGTGGCCCAGCACGTACGCGAGCACGGCGTGCACCTGGAGTACGTCTTCGGCGACCCGGGACGAGAGCGCCCGCCGTTCTGCTACACCGTGGGCCTGTTCGGGATCGGGCACCCCGAGCTGCTCGTGCTGGGGCTGAACATGGACAACGCCGCAGGGGTGCTCAACCACCTCGCGGGCCAGGTCTACGACGGACGGCAGCTCATGCACGGCGAGGTCGTCGGCTTCGAGCAGTGGCCGCACCGGCTCTTCGTGGAGGAGTCGCCGAACCCGGGCGAGATCGTCTACGCGGCCAACGTCCACTACCGGCGGCCGGCGGAGCACTCCGTGCCGGTGTTCCAGCTGACCGTTGACGACCGGTCGGGACGGTTCCCGTGGGATCCAGGCTACGACGTCCCCGCCTGGCGTCAGCCGCGGCCGGGGGAGTTCCGGGCCTGA